A region of the Synechococcus sp. PCC 7502 genome:
TTTAATTTCAGTGCATGAGTTGCTGCTTGTACTCTTTCACGATTGCAGGAAAATGATTGATGTCATGATTGACGAGAATGAAATGATTAATGTAAACACAAAACTTATTAAATGCTTAAAAAGCTGAAATCAGAGTGGAGCGATCGCAAATTTGTAAAAATTATTTGATCAAAAATCAATCATATATTTTATGTTTGTTACATTTTTTAGCTTCACACCATAAATATTTTGCCGATTTTTGTATAAAAACTTAATATTTGGGGTGATTTAATTACGATTATTTACTTTTGTAAACACATGTTACTTAGGTTTGCAGGTATAACTTAATTACCCACACTAAATACATCTACCGATAGTCGGGGGGAAATAATGGCAAAAAGATCGCTTAGGGCATCACCCTCAGGCATAAAAAAAGCCAAGCAAATGTTTGCATTAAAAGGCTGGACTCAGGAATTTTTAGCAAATGAAGTAGGAATTAAAACTCGACAACCAATTTGGCGTTTTTTTGCGGGACAACCGATTGAGAGATATACATTCTTTGAAATTTGTGCAATCCTTGACTTAAATTGGCGAGAAATTTGTGACAGTCCACCTGCAGAAGTAATTGACCGTGAAGGGGAGGATGGGGATGGATCAACACCTGCTGCTCCAATTGATTTAGATACTCTGGTTAATACAGTGCGATCGCAGCGTCAAGACAAAATTCAGCATCAATGTGGCATCCTACAATTATTAGACATCAACCGTCCCGTTGCCATTAACAATATTTTTACGGATGTCAATATTTTAGAGCAAATCGCCAGCCAGCAATGGTTAGATACATCAGCTTTGGGTAATCTTAATCCTGAAGATATTGATCGCTTTGGGTTAGGAAAAATTACGGCATCTCAAATTTCGGGAATGGACGCAGTGGAGAAATATAGTAAGCTGCGAGTATTAGGTAAGCCCGGCTCCGGCAAGTCAACATTCCTCAAACATCTAGCAATTCAATCTAATCTGGGCAGGTTTGCGGCTCAATACGTCCCGATTTTTATTACGTTACGAGACTTTGCCGAAAGTGGTGAGGATCATGAACAGGTGGATTTATTGAAATTTATTCATCAAGAGTTTATATCTGCCGATATTCCCCTGATGGCAACGCTGAAAAGGCTTTTACAGGAAGGTAGAGTCCTGCTGCTCATTGATGGTATGGATGAAGTTTGGCATGAAAAAGAACACATGGTATTAAATGAAATTCGCCGCTTTGCTGATAAATATCATCGCAATCGCTTTGTGGCATCCTGCCGTACTGCCTCGCAAAAACTGTCACTAAAAGGCTTTACGGACGTGGAAATTGCTCCGTTTACCCACACTCAAATTAAGGCGTTTGCCCGCAAGTGGTTTGTGGAATTTAGCCCTACTAATAGCAGTGATGGCATAGCGAAAGCAGGGGAATTTATGAAGAAGTTGCAACTTGCGGAAAATTGGCGATTTCGGCGACTGATTACTACACCTTTATTTCTGCATCTTGCCTGTTCTATTTTTCACCGCCAAGAGAAGTTTCCAATTAAGCAAGCTGAATTTTACAAGCAAGGCATGGATTTGCTATTGGGGAAATGGGATGAAGTACGGGGGATTGAACGGGATCAAATTTACAAGGGATTTTTACTACCGCAAAAGGTGAAATTATTAAGTCAAATTGCCCTAGCCACCTTTGAACAGGGACAGTATTTTTTTGAACAAGGTGTAGTTGAGCAGCATATTACCGACTATATGCAAAAGCTCCCCAATGCTAGTAATGATCCCGAAGAAATCCAAGAGGTCAGTGAATCAGTGTTACGGGCGATCGAATCTCAGCATGGACTCTTAGCAGAACGGGCAAGGGGGATATTTTCATTTTCCTATTTGGCTTTACAAGAGTATTTCTCAGCCCGAAAAATTGTGGCGAGTCATAATCTGCAAGCATTGGGAGAATCTTTACAAAGACTTGTCAGCCATATTAGCGATCCCCATTGGCGAGAAATCTTTTTGCTTACTGCCAGTATGCTGCGTAGTGCCGATGGCTTAGTGGAATTAATGAAACAAAAAATTGATGCCATTGTGACTAATGATCCCTATTTACAGCAATATTTAACTTGGGCAAACCAAAAATCAGCAAATATTGAAACGAAAATTAAACCCAGTACAAGTCGGGCATTTTATCTAGCTCTGTCCCGTGCGCCTCATCTGATTCATGATTTTTCCTTAGCTTTTACCTTAGATCAGGGAGCAATTTTAGATGCGGGACTGGAAGAATTACTAGAACAATGCATTAATACTGGCAATAAAGACTTTGCCTGTATCCATTCCTGTGGCGATGCCCTTAGTAATATTTTGGGGACTGTATTGGACTTGGGATTTCATAAGTCTTTGGAAGAACTTAGTAAGCAATTACCCGATCAGAATCATACTAAAGCTAGTTTTGAGAACTGGTGTGCTAATAACTACGAAGCTTGGGTAGCACAATTAAAAAATGTGGTTACTTCCCATCGCAATATCAGTAATGAATGGCAATTTAG
Encoded here:
- a CDS encoding NACHT domain-containing NTPase, with protein sequence MAKRSLRASPSGIKKAKQMFALKGWTQEFLANEVGIKTRQPIWRFFAGQPIERYTFFEICAILDLNWREICDSPPAEVIDREGEDGDGSTPAAPIDLDTLVNTVRSQRQDKIQHQCGILQLLDINRPVAINNIFTDVNILEQIASQQWLDTSALGNLNPEDIDRFGLGKITASQISGMDAVEKYSKLRVLGKPGSGKSTFLKHLAIQSNLGRFAAQYVPIFITLRDFAESGEDHEQVDLLKFIHQEFISADIPLMATLKRLLQEGRVLLLIDGMDEVWHEKEHMVLNEIRRFADKYHRNRFVASCRTASQKLSLKGFTDVEIAPFTHTQIKAFARKWFVEFSPTNSSDGIAKAGEFMKKLQLAENWRFRRLITTPLFLHLACSIFHRQEKFPIKQAEFYKQGMDLLLGKWDEVRGIERDQIYKGFLLPQKVKLLSQIALATFEQGQYFFEQGVVEQHITDYMQKLPNASNDPEEIQEVSESVLRAIESQHGLLAERARGIFSFSYLALQEYFSARKIVASHNLQALGESLQRLVSHISDPHWREIFLLTASMLRSADGLVELMKQKIDAIVTNDPYLQQYLTWANQKSANIETKIKPSTSRAFYLALSRAPHLIHDFSLAFTLDQGAILDAGLEELLEQCINTGNKDFACIHSCGDALSNILGTVLDLGFHKSLEELSKQLPDQNHTKASFENWCANNYEAWVAQLKNVVTSHRNISNEWQFSTEQQQILQRYYDANQLLLDCLNSDCKLTPDIREEIEASLLLPQKELEKREWA